The sequence TCTTTCTGAGCTTGATGCTCATCCATGGCGAGTTCACAGCGAGTTGTTTTTAGGCTTTGGATGCGTTCATGGTTTTAGCCTGAGTTGGAAACAGGCTTGCTATCATCTGGACAGGTGTCAACATACATGCATTTCTAACTGTATCAATGTTTGACACATTGGATTTGGAGCAAACCATATCTTAATAACTTGGATAGATGTTGCCATGCATTGAGTTTATTCTGAGTCACGATCTGAATCAAGAGTGTTTTGCTTACTTGTCTCCTTGTTTTTCATGGGTTATGTAATGTTCTCTAGGAGCAGAAAAAACGGTCTTATGATGCTTGAGGTCCCTTCATTTTAAGGGGAATAGCTTTGCTATTCATCAGAATCAAACATGATGGACAtgggtttcttttcttcttccttttttttttattaaaaaaaaaaaaaatgtttgttgtgGTCTTGGAATAAAGATAAATTACCCTTGTATGATGTGCAGCATTCTTTTGTagttttttgtttattgaaCTTGGTGGAATTAaagttttactttttgtttGTCTGGATATGTTTACCAGTTGGGCAAGTGGGGCTCTGGATCCGGAAAGTAGGTCATCTGGCAATCTTGTTACTTCTGTGAAAAGGTGTGGCCTTGTCTGTCTGTGCAATACCACTTCATTTTAGAGAACTTTTTAGTATTGATACACATCATAAAATTTTGGTACCTCATGTGTATTGTTTCTGATAGGGGTGTATGGGCGATGATTGCAGTTTTTCTTGCTTACTGCTTGCTGCAAGCCCCTTCAACGTAAGTTCCAgatattgttttctttgaacGAATTGGATTTCAAATTACCTTTAGCATTGAATCTGATGGCATTTGCAGATATCCTTTTCTTGATGTTGTTACTCTTGAGTCTTGAAACACATAATTGCCCCTTATCTGAATGgcattctttaatatatttgtgcTCAAGTGGAGCTCCTGCTATTTTTTGTTAATCGTTCTTATAGATATTTTTCAACACAGGATTCAAGAACATGCCTTTATACACGAGGAAATTAACAGGAGTTTAGGAGTTGATTTCTTATTTATGCTTCTCATCCTTATGCAAGAGACTATTTTGTTTCTTAGATGCCATTTTCAGGAAGGACTTTAGTTTTGCCTTTGCCCATTGATAGGTTGTAGAACTGTCATTTCAAATAGCTTTAGTGAATATGCCAGCTTAAAACTTGCTTTCAGTGTGGTTTCTTTCTTCTGTTGGATTCTGTTTTTAATGCATTTTCCTGATTCCAAATGTGAAGGAAAACTTCTATAGAGGTGCTGACTCATTAGGAGCATCTTAcagataaaaatcattttaacaGCACCCtaattatgaaagaaaaaaggagtgGGAATTCCAGAAACCTGTATGATATGGGGTCAAGAAATTTGCAATAAGAGAATCTTATTAGCAACAATTAACTCCTTAGatcttacttatcaaaaaaaattaactccTTAGACCTTGTAAAATTTCCCAATTGcttaataaatttaagaatgcAACTCAAATGGTTATAACTTTGCACGAGTTGTAATTTTCATGTTAACTAAATCGCTTTTCCAATATTCTTCTCTTAAAGTTCGTGAACTAATTGATTTAATTGTGTTTAGGGACAAGCAGAGAGTGAAGAATATCTGTCTAAAGAAAAATACTCTAGGTAGTACttccagtaaaaaaaaaaactacaaaaactgCTAATACATAAGAAATCAGTGGTTTAGAATCTTATGATCCAACCCAGAATTTAATGATTATATCTATCCCATTCATAGCCCAATGGTCTGAGATCAACTGTTGTGATTTTTCTGCATCTCAGTCACTGCCAGGGAGTTggatcaaaattatttatgtaGGGTCAACAATGGTACAACAATCTGCAATACAATTCTGGAAATCATCTCCATAGTGTGCTGACACCAGAATGGGATTTTGATGTTGATGCTACTGAAGTTCATAAACATTTCCAGTTATGCACTGTAAAATTTGTagtcgtcttttttttttttacagggTACTTATTAGGCCACATCCAGCAATTTGGCGACTAGTTCATGGGATGGCGGTCATTTACCTTGTTTGTCTCACATTTTTGCTTTTCCAGGTTGGCTTTCTTTTCTAAAGCTCACATACTTCTAATAAGTTTGTGTGAGTGCATGTGTGTCCATATGCATGcatgtgtatgtatatatgtatgtaagTTATTCCCATAATGTTCATGTTTGATGGTCATTTCTTTCTGCATCAACAATCTCAACACTTTTAGCAGCACTGAGATGCTAAAGGCCAGTGTTATTTGTTGAATGGCTTACATTCACTCATAATTAAATAAGCTTAGGTGTACTCCTAATGAACCTCTGTCTTTGTCTACCTTTCTCAAAATCGTTTCTGATAGTATCTCTTAAACAAAAGTATTTATCAACATCTATGTCCAAAATACTATAAGCTCTAACCTATGTGTTTTTCCCTGAATTTCCTTGACACCAATTATGGATCTTTGGTATGATTTCCAGTTAAAAGTATTGATAGTTGTCTTTCTGAATCTCTCATTTCCAGAAACGTGATGATGCTCGGCAATTCATGAAGTTTCTCCATCCTGATCTTGGTGTTGGTAATGCATTTGAACTTTGCCAAACTCTCCCCTCTGAACATTACTTGACATGGATTAGTTTGTTTTGCTTTCTGTAATGCACCTTCTCTTTTGTATTTGCTGAGACAGATTAGCTTATTGACTGCATGTTCAAGATCTGTCTAGATCGTTTTTAACTATTTGTATGACTTAACAGAACTTCCTGAAAGATCATATGGTGCTGATTGCCGCATTTATGTGCCTGAAAATCCAACCAGCAGGTTTAAGAATGTTTATGTATGATTTCTCACAATCCATTCACTTCAAAATTGTTTGTGTATGTTCCACTGTTCCTGACATACATCAATATGATATTGGGAGGCAAGACTTCTGATTTTTTCTGTTGTTTCTAGGAAACCCTTTTTGATGAATTTGTTGTGGCTCATATATTTGGATGGTGGGGTAAGGCTATAATGATTCGCAATCAGCCCCTCCTATGGGTGCTGTCAATTGGATTTGAGCTAATGGAGGTCAGTTTCTTGGTCTGATAATGTTATTTTGTGTTTTGCCTCTTAGGTTGTCATGGTTAATCTACCTTGTATGTCTAAGAATGTGCTCATGTTTCTGTTCTCAAACTGACTGTTTGAGTTCTATAAAGTTAAGTTTTATTTGTCAATTTCAGCTTACTTTCCGCCATATGTTACCAAACTTCAATGAGTGTTGGTGGGACAGTATTATCCTCGACATTTTAGTCTGCAATTGGTTTGGTAAGATCCCAAGAGCTATTTTCGTGGCTTAATTTTACTGGCTCTTGCAAATACTTGCACATGTAACATTAGCCTacatatttataacatttgacTATTCAAGCTTTATCCTTGATTGTTGTAGCTTATCTGGTTAAATTTTTGTGCCATGTATCAGGAGTTTTTCATGACCATCTAAGCTAAATCTTGCATATTGTTCTGAAAAACACACTTCATGTATCAATTTCAACAATTTGTTCCCCCCATTCtcagccaaaaaaacaaagaaaaaaagaaaagaaaagcaatagaGGACactttaaaacaataaaaaaaggtaGTCAATACTCAAACAAGCTCTTACTTGTCATTTAAAACTGTTtatttgggggggggggggggggggggggttcaTTTTTTCTCTGTTCTCCAATTGTGTCCTTCATTCTCTGCATTACTCATTCTGTTCATCATTTATAGGTATTCTGGAGATTTCAAATGATACAATAATCTCTTATTGTTGTTTGTATGGTGCATTCAAGGCCTTGTGTGTTGCTTCTAGTCCTCCAACACATGTGTAACATACTTTGCATTTGCATTAGTTTTTGCTATTTAAAAGGTCAGCAAGTCTTTTAAGTCATACTGTTGCTGGAGCTAGTAGTATTTTGTTCTCCCCTTTTTTACTCCATTCAGTTAGGGcactagttttttatttaacttttttcttttatcaatgcAGTCTGAAGTTGGAATAAAAGAATTGAGACatgataatatttatactatATTTCAGAATTCTGTGTACATTTCTAGGTTTTCTTAAGATCTTTGCATGAATTCGCAAACATGGTTCCTTACCCTGTGTATCTACCCAGATCATCTAGTGAATAAAAAGTTATCATTTTTGCATCTAGTTTCAGAATTTAGTTTGTGAATTAAGAATGGTATGTAGTCCTGTGGAGCCAATTATGACAAGTTGCATGTGATTTAATATGCAGGTATTTGGGCTGGAATGCATACTGTTAGATATTTTGATGGAAGAACATACGAGTGGGTTGGTATAAGCCGGCAGCCCAATATTATTGGCAAAGTATGTTGTGCATCAAAGTATTTACTCTTTCAGTTTTAGTAATATTTCAACTAAAATTATCAtgtgcaattttttttcttctttccattttttaatgTGCTGAATGATAGTAAATATACACTCTGAAATTAGTCATTAACCTTCATAACTGGGAAGTTTATGGAGCTGAGCCATGGtatgacacttccttgcctgCCAATTGGTACGGTTGGAGTCCATTTGGGTGcttgaaacaaataaataacacaAGATGAGCCAATTTTGTGTTCCAAcacaaaaaaccataaaatcaatttttcaggaACTCCCATCAGAAGAATTCATCTCTTTTCCCTGCTCTAAAAAAAttctggaaaaagaaaaatggaaatcgGTAGCTGGAGAACCTGTTTTCTGGAAAATGCCTATTCAGCAAAAGGAAATGGTATAGCTATTTTATATATCAATACTGCTGAACCATCCTCTATTTTGTCATGTTAACTTGAAAGCCTGTTTTCTTGTAATGATTATGCAGGGAAGGTTTACATTTAAGTGTACTTGTTTTGAAAATGTTCAGAATTAACCACATTACTTAGAATGTCATttgtaaaaccaaatatagtttATACATGGTTGGGATTCTCAAGCCTTAGTCTCTTAGGAAGTAAAAGGATTTTGTGGAAACATGAGTTGGTTTAAACCACTTAATGGAGCTACATGATATGAGTGATGTGGTTAAGGTGCTGTTTTGGTTTCAACCTGGCAAATAGACCCTTGATCTGCAAAATTTCAATGTGTTGCATTGGCATGAAGAATAACGGATAATGATTCTAGATTACTACCATCTACTGGTTTCCCAGGTGAAACGAACATTAGGACAATTTACACCAGCACAGTGGGACAAAGATGAGTGGCATCCCTTGCTTGGTCCATGGCGTTTCATTCAAGTTCTCAGTCTTTGCATTGTATTCTTGACAGTGGAGCTTAATACATTCTTTCTTAAGTTTTGTCTTTGGATTCCTCCTCGAAACCCTGTGATTGTGTATCGGTTGATCTTGTGGTGGCTAATTGCAATACCAACAATTCGTGAGTACAATTCATACTTACAGGACAGGTACTATCTCTCCTTGCTTATTTGCAAATATTATACTTGATACTAAGAATGCCAACCAGCATTAGTGTGCATATAGTTCaactttttcttacattttggtAAATGTTGTGTCATTCTTCAGAAAACCAGTGAAAAAGGTGGGAGCGTTTTGTTGGCTTTCCCTTGCTATTTGCATTATTGAACTACTCATTTGCATCAAGTTTGGACATGGTTTGTTCTCTATTCTAAAAGCATTATAATAAACATTTCAAGTTTGCTTATTACCTATTGTTTAACTGGCTAATCAAGTATTGATGTCTAGTTGATGTGTAAAACTTGCCTGCTGACATTCGTGAACTGTTATTTTACTCTTACCAGGCCTATTTCCCAAACCAATGCCTCTATGGTTGGTAATTTTCTGGATGTCTGCTGGGGTGGCCCTTTTAATATTTCTGATTGTGTGGTCGTGGCAACTACATCAAACTCTGGGGAGAAAGAGACGATGAATTTTCCTTTGTGGTACATCATTCTTTGATTCCTTGTTGTTCTTATGGATACCCATCCATTTTGTAAATACCAATCACCCTCATAAATTGTAAATGCTTTCTCTTTGGTTAGTGGATCACAGTTTCTTGTGCAGAGAATATTGATTCTTTCGTGTTAGATAGTGGGAGATAGCTTCTAATGTCAGGCTCATGAGTAATCAGTTTGCCTCCATTGCCAGATTGACAAATTTTTCCCAACTTGTCTGAAGCATAAATCGCTTGCAATGGTCTAGTGTTTCATATTGTATTGCTTAGTTTCTTGGTGTGATTCatttaacatttatttatttttttactggTCATTTTCTGACCACTGCATTGGATATTATGGTACATGGTAAACAATGTAAACCGTTTTCCTTTAGCTCATGGAAGCATAAACATGCTACATCATACATTTCAGAACCTGTGTCCTTTGTATTCTCAACAATTGTTAAAGATGAGCTTCTTTTTGTGGGGTTGAGCAGGGAGTGGAGTCTAAGCTATTTTATCTGATTTAATGATCTTGAGTATTAGCTTAAAATCAGTTGAACTAAACCAAATTTTAACAGCAATAGGGTTTGTGTTTGAAATGAATCACATCTGTACCTTGCAGAACtgggaaatgaaaaataagatgcAAATAAAAGCCAAGCTTCAGATACCCCAATTTCATCCATTATTACTGACTTCATCTCCGTTTCACATCATGGTAGTAATCTATTACTACTCTGAACTTGGGTTGGTTTGTCAAAAGCTGAGCACCTATAGTATGAATTGTGGATTCATGGCTTAAATGTGCACATGAGCAATATCCATATGCCTTATGGCAATAATAAAACATTCTTTCCTGTTAAAAGGATGTTAGAATGTAGAAGCATTATTGATGACTTTTCTAATTCAAAtagttatttaaattaattgctGTTTGGTTTACTTTCAACTTTTCTCTTTATTCTTTTGTGTTCACTGAAATATCTCACGACTAGGACCTTGACAGACCTGGAGAACCTGGCCTGTTATGGTCagcatattttgtttaataCTGCTGATGCACCGATATAGTTTAGAACTATTAGCAGGTGTCAAGATTGAATTGCCTGAGGTTTCCACAAAAAAATGATTAGGTTTACCTTATTGCTTGATTacaaattctttcatttctCTGAGCAATGTTATTGACATGGTACCTTCCATATCAACCTATTCTTCTCAGATCCTATGATAAAGGCATTCTTCACAATCACCACAAAGATATTATGTCCCTTATTTCACTTCCTGCTCGCACTAGCCTCGATGATACTGTTGTTCAGATTAATTCCCATTGAATCACATCCGACCACTGCCACCTTTATTAAGAGCTTCAGTGTGTTCATGGCACCTGACCTAGAACATTGAAAAGTTTTGGGATATAGAGCAAATCCATTTAAGTTCTGGAAATTATCTCAACCCATCTCATATTGGTGATGAGGTGCCTTGAATATTGAATAGGACTAGTTTGCTAGATCCCATTTATATAATGTACAACTCATTAAGTAAAGGATATGGCAGAGTGTTTTgtcctccattttgtcctcccTCTGACGATCTCTTCATATTTGCGGTCCCCTTTAGTCTGGAGGACATGTGTATATCCTAATGTCCCCTTGTGAAAGGACCCATTCAGCAGACCATGGCcatcaagaatttctgatgccaTTGGAAACCCATTTAGCAATTTGATCTCATTTGGTTGTTGTTGACCTCCCTCATTGAGAATTGCAGCCTCATCTGGTTCACATAGGGATTGAACAATGTCTGAACTTCCACATTCTCTTCTATATTCTAGTATGATGCTGGACAGTTGGTGGCTCTCCAAAAATTGATCAGGGATGGTCTggagaaattatttgaaaaacttgcTGAAATTAATGCATTTAGTATCTGACTTGAACCAAGAATAATGTGAAGTGTTGGTCTTTACCTCAAGCATCCATCTTACGTACTTCACATTGTTCACGTGGTGGTTCATATCCAGATCGCTCCTCTTGGGCTACAGACCAGAAATTTACGTAGTCAGTAAATGTTTTTCCTCTAGGATGAGCTTTTTGAATTGGAATGGAGGTACCTTCAAGTTGGAGTTCACATATTTTGCTTTATCATCCAACTTAACAATTTTTTCAGGGACATCTTCTTTGATTGCTTGCTTCTCAATAAACCAGGGTGAAATCTCAGCCCTCACCTCTTCTGGCATTTTTGAAAGGCGCCTGGTTTGCTGGTTCATCATCACCCAAGTACTGTTCCATGGTTTAAATTTTTAGTCTGagcataatgaaaaaaaaaatatcaaggagAGAAATGGTAATGTTTTTTAGGATGCACCTGGTTGCTCTTGCAAAAATCTGCCCTGTGGCATGACTTCGAATTAGCCAGTCTCTTCGCATTCCATTCTTCCCTGATGCTCCAACCCATGTGTCAATTTCTACTACTTCTCCCCTGTAAGATGTGTTCATGTATTTGCCGGTTATGATTTCGGTTCATATGCCAGAAGGGTTTATATTAAAGTCGGAAacaattttaatgattggggcCAGGTTGATCTTCAGTCACTTTGAAAGTTGTTACTAGGAGcttaaatttcttattatcTGCATTAGTACAAGGCTTTACTTCACTGAAGTTGATCAGCGTATAGAATTTTCCTTATTTGATGGTATAGAAGATGATATTAGACTTACCAGATTGGATAGTAATCAAGTTGAACCTGCATTCTTGAGACAACCCATATGAGATTGTTCCTCATCATTCCATGTGTAGCCCCGAATCCATTGCCAAGCAGTCCCGACATCCAAACGTGATTCAATGCTGTTTCCTACATGTTCATCCGTACTTTAAACAAATAGAACTATCAGTGACCGAATAGGTTGTGTTGACAGGTCAAGTTTTGTCACCTGCAAAAGATTAAGGATGCTCTCTAATGTTGCAGTTTTGTCAGGTCCAACTTCATATGAACGAATAACCACTGTCTGGCTGTATCCGACACCCCCTTCGACAATCAGCCCCTGACGGTATGGATCAACAAACTGCTtctttgttggaatattttggCGGAGCTGCTCTTTGGTTATATGGCCATTTTCAGCTATGGAAGAAACTGAAGTCAATGCCGTTGCTGCTCCTACTGTTTGGCTCAGTAGATCAACCTTAGCTGTGGGCATAGTAGAAGTTCCATGTACCTTGATGTTATTcagtttttgtttatttggatCATGGGGATGGTCCCTGTTAGAACATCTGATGGAACAAGAGGCAGGGCAACAAAGAGAAGCCATTTTTTCCTTATGATGCAGCAAATGGAGGGAGGtgttggaaattgaatttttcttttttctgattGAGACAGAGGGAGGTATTTATAGTTTTCTTACGGCGGAGCCACCAAAAACAACTGGGTAGACGACAAATGAGGAAACCTTGTTGGAGTTGAATATATCGAAGAGGGTTATTGTGCCTGTTGGTAGAAGGTAGCTTTGAGTTTGCAAAATCAACTTCGATGTCTTAGGAGCCATCGACTAGTGAAGGTGACAAaaggctttgtttggttttgGCATTTTGGTTGTGTGAAATACCGAGAATGCAGATGTTTGTAGGTCATAATTGGCATGACATGGAAGTGTGCTTGTGGGCTCCTGCAAATGGGCTTGGATTTTTCATATTGGCCAGCCTCATGGCTCTATGCTTGTTAGTAAGCAACATATGAAAATATCCTTTTTACTTTTGACCATACTAGAGAATGGAACTCTCCCTTCTTTTCTGTTTGCTTGATGCTGGCGGGGAAGTAGAGAGAATCTTTATAAGTTTTCCATCTCCAATAATGTCATTATGTGATGCAAAGTAGGAGGCGACAAAGCAGAACATCTTAGAGCTATATTGATTCTATTTGATGCCCTTTTTGGTGGGGCATGCATGGGGGAATTTGAGTTCTCTCCATTTCCATCCGTTGGTCTGCGCTTGAGAGGAGAGGATGAAAAATGGGATCAAAGTTCACCAAATTCTAtataaaggaacaaaaaattatataaaaatcttGTTAGAAAACCTTTTATGGTGTTGGCATGGCTTGATTTTACTTCTTGTTGGACTGTGTGTTGTTGCTGGTGTAGAACTCGTTGGTGAAAACATTCGTTTGACAGAGATATACTTAAGATGATTCCTAGATAGGCTCTCGTTTTGTTTAATATACTCCCTCGCTGCAATATTAGTATACTATATTTCTCGGCTGCCCgacaaagaaaatgttaaaatctTAGAAATTCCCATTAATGGGGTGTAGATTTTTAAGGGTAAATGTGCCttttaatgataatataaaGTATGTCAAACATCAATTCAGAAGACATGGTAATTTCAGGATACAGACATTTGTGTATGACtagtttaagaaatatttaatgaaatggaAGGGGGTTtagtggagagagagagagagagagaatgtggGGATAGATGATGGCTGAGGACATAATAAGACacacaatatttttctttactaaCAATTTCAACTCAATTGATAACTCCTAATTACCTGAAGCTATGGCTTGCTGATGTTTCCTatgttgaaattttaaaaattgcagGCACGGTTTTTGTTTGTTCTTCCATTACAAGCCTAGTGCTTGCctagaggaaaaaaagaaatgatctCTTCCCATATTTGGCCATATTTGGTAATTACGAGAATCTCACAGATGAAAC is a genomic window of Vitis riparia cultivar Riparia Gloire de Montpellier isolate 1030 chromosome 1, EGFV_Vit.rip_1.0, whole genome shotgun sequence containing:
- the LOC117912448 gene encoding CDP-diacylglycerol--serine O-phosphatidyltransferase 1 isoform X4, giving the protein MIAVFLAYCLLQAPSTVLIRPHPAIWRLVHGMAVIYLVCLTFLLFQKRDDARQFMKFLHPDLGVELPERSYGADCRIYVPENPTSRFKNVYETLFDEFVVAHIFGWWGKAIMIRNQPLLWVLSIGFELMELTFRHMLPNFNECWWDSIILDILVCNWFGIWAGMHTVRYFDGRTYEWVGISRQPNIIGKVKRTLGQFTPAQWDKDEWHPLLGPWRFIQVLSLCIVFLTVELNTFFLKFCLWIPPRNPVIVYRLILWWLIAIPTIREYNSYLQDRKPVKKVGAFCWLSLAICIIELLICIKFGHGLFPKPMPLWLVIFWMSAGVALLIFLIVWSWQLHQTLGRKRR
- the LOC117912448 gene encoding CDP-diacylglycerol--serine O-phosphatidyltransferase 1 isoform X3, with translation MEPNGHRRARRKDSAVQANGNGSLSSVGDEHDPWTAWAYKPRTISLLLIGACFLIWASGALDPESRSSGNLVTSVKRGVWAMIAVFLAYCLLQAPSTVLIRPHPAIWRLVHGMAVIYLVCLTFLLFQKRDDARQFMKFLHPDLGVELPERSYGADCRIYVPENPTSRFKNVYETLFDEFVVAHIFGWWGKAIMIRNQPLLWVLSIGFELMELTFRHMLPNFNECWWDSIILDILVCNWFGIWAGMHTVRYFDGRTYEWVGISRQPNIIGKVKRTLGQFTPAQWDKDEWHPLLGPWRFIQVLSLCIVFLTVELNTFFLKFCLWIPPRNPVIVYRLILWWLIAIPTIREYNSYLQDRPISQTNASMVGNFLDVCWGGPFNISDCVVVATTSNSGEKETMNFPL
- the LOC117912487 gene encoding palmitoyl-acyl carrier protein thioesterase, chloroplastic-like produces the protein MASLCCPASCSIRCSNRDHPHDPNKQKLNNIKVHGTSTMPTAKVDLLSQTVGAATALTSVSSIAENGHITKEQLRQNIPTKKQFVDPYRQGLIVEGGVGYSQTVVIRSYEVGPDKTATLESILNLLQETALNHVWMSGLLGNGFGATHGMMRNNLIWVVSRMQVQLDYYPIWGEVVEIDTWVGASGKNGMRRDWLIRSHATGQIFARATSTWVMMNQQTRRLSKMPEEVRAEISPWFIEKQAIKEDVPEKIVKLDDKAKYVNSNLKPKRSDLDMNHHVNNVKYVRWMLETIPDQFLESHQLSSIILEYRRECGSSDIVQSLCEPDEAAILNEGGQQQPNEIKLLNGFPMASEILDGHGLLNGSFHKGTLGYTHVLQTKGDRKYEEIVRGRTKWRTKHSAISFT
- the LOC117912448 gene encoding CDP-diacylglycerol--serine O-phosphatidyltransferase 1 isoform X1, giving the protein MEPNGHRRARRKDSAVQANGNGSLSSVGDEHDPWTAWAYKPRTISLLLIGACFLIWASGALDPESRSSGNLVTSVKRGVWAMIAVFLAYCLLQAPSTVLIRPHPAIWRLVHGMAVIYLVCLTFLLFQKRDDARQFMKFLHPDLGVELPERSYGADCRIYVPENPTSRFKNVYETLFDEFVVAHIFGWWGKAIMIRNQPLLWVLSIGFELMELTFRHMLPNFNECWWDSIILDILVCNWFGIWAGMHTVRYFDGRTYEWVGISRQPNIIGKVKRTLGQFTPAQWDKDEWHPLLGPWRFIQVLSLCIVFLTVELNTFFLKFCLWIPPRNPVIVYRLILWWLIAIPTIREYNSYLQDRKPVKKVGAFCWLSLAICIIELLICIKFGHGLFPKPMPLWLVIFWMSAGVALLIFLIVWSWQLHQTLGRKRR
- the LOC117912448 gene encoding CDP-diacylglycerol--serine O-phosphatidyltransferase 1 isoform X2 codes for the protein MEPNGHRRARRKDSAVQANGNGSLSSVGDEHDPWTAWAYKPRTISLLLIGACFLIWASGALDPESRSSGNLVTSVKRGVWAMIAVFLAYCLLQAPSTVLIRPHPAIWRLVHGMAVIYLVCLTFLLFQKRDDARQFMKFLHPDLGVELPERSYGADCRIYVPENPTSRFKNVYETLFDEFVVAHIFGWWGKAIMIRNQPLLWVLSIGFELMELTFRHMLPNFNECWWDSIILDILVCNWFGIWAGMHTVRYFDGRTYEWVGISRQPNIIGKVKRTLGQFTPAQWDKDEWHPLLGPWRFIQVLSLCIVFLTVELNTFFLKFCLWIPPRNPVIVYRLILWWLIAIPTIREYNSYLQDRPISQTNASMVGNFLDVCWGGPFNISDCVVVATTSNSGEKETMNFPLWSNFI